CGCGTCATCCATGCGCGAGGGTTCCCCAGAGATCATAGTCGCCCGCCTCATCCACCGTGACCTCCACCATATCGCCGGGGGACAGGGCGTCAAACCCCTGATCAATGAACAGGTTACCGTCGATCTCGGGCGCGTCGGCCTTGGTGCGGCAGGTGGCGCCCTGGGCGTCGACCTCGTCCACGATCACCTGCATCCGGGTGCCGACCTTGGCGGCCAGTTTCGCGGCGCTGATGCCTTGGGCCTTTTCCATGAAGCGGTCATAGCGGTCCTGCTTGACCTCGGCGGGCACATGGTCGGGCAGGTCGTTGGCCCGCGCGCCCTTGACGTTCTCGTACTGGAACGCGCCGACGCGATCCAGCTGCGCCTCGTCCAGCCAGTCCAGCAGGGTCTGGAACTCGGCCTCGGTCTCGCCGGGATAGCCGACAATGAAGGTCGATCGCAGGGTGATGTCGGGACAGACCGCGCGCCAGGCGGCAATCTCGTCCAGCGTCTTCGCGGCCGCGGCGGGCCGGGCCATGCGGCGCAGCACATCCGGGTGGGCATGCTGGAACGGGATGTCCAGATAGGGCAGGACCAAGCCATCTGCCATCAGCGGGATCAGGTCGCGCACATGCGGATAGGGATAGACGTAGTGCAGCCGCACCCAGGCCCCGAGGCTGCCCAGGTCCCGCGCCAGGTCGGTGATATGGGCGCGGTGCCCCCGCTCGGTCTCGTGCTTGCGGTCGAGGCCGTAGGCGCTGGTGTCCTGGCTGATGACCAGCAGCTCCCTGACGCCCGCCTGCACCAGCTTTTCCGCCTCGCGGATGATGGCATGGGCCGGGCGGCTGACCAGACGGCCGCGCATGTCGGGGATGATGCAGAACTTGCAGCGGTGATTGCAGCCCTCCGAGATCTTGAGATAGCTGTAATGGCGCGGCGTCAGGCTGACGCCGCTGGCGGGCAGCAGGTCGATGAAGGGATCGGGGGACGGCGGCACCGCCTTGTGGACCGCGTCCAGCACCTGTTCGTACTGATGCGGGCCGGTCACGGCCAGCACCTTGGGATGCGCGCCGGTGATGTAGTCGGGCTCGGCGCCCAGGCAGCCGGTGACGATCACGCGGCCGTTCTCGCGCAGCGCCTCGCCGATGGCGTCCAGCGATTCGGCCTTGGCGCTGTCCAGAAATCCGCAGGTGTTGACCACCACCGCATCGGCGCCGTGATAGTCGGCGCTGATCGCATAGCCCTCGGCCCGCAGGCGGGTCAGGATGCGCTCGCTGTCGACCAGCGCCTTGGGACAGCCGAGGCTGACCATGCCGATGGTCGGCTGGCCGTCGCGCCGCTGATCGGGGATGCGGGCGCGGGCAAGGTCGGGGCGAAGGTCGGGCGGGTTCTGCTGCATCCCCCGCACATAGGTGATTCGGGGCGGCGGGAAAAGCCCGGGCCTGCGCGGGCGCAACCGGGCCGCCCCGCCGGGCGTTCGCCGGAACGTGATTTCAGTTCCCCCGCGCTTTCGCCAAAGGTGGTCCCATGACCCGCATCCGACGCCCCCTTGCCCTGCTGGCCGTGCCGCTTCTGGCGCTGGCCTGCCTGACCACGGCCCCGCCCGCCCAGGCCCAGCAGAGCTTCATCGACATCACCA
Above is a window of Paracoccus liaowanqingii DNA encoding:
- the rimO gene encoding 30S ribosomal protein S12 methylthiotransferase RimO, coding for MQQNPPDLRPDLARARIPDQRRDGQPTIGMVSLGCPKALVDSERILTRLRAEGYAISADYHGADAVVVNTCGFLDSAKAESLDAIGEALRENGRVIVTGCLGAEPDYITGAHPKVLAVTGPHQYEQVLDAVHKAVPPSPDPFIDLLPASGVSLTPRHYSYLKISEGCNHRCKFCIIPDMRGRLVSRPAHAIIREAEKLVQAGVRELLVISQDTSAYGLDRKHETERGHRAHITDLARDLGSLGAWVRLHYVYPYPHVRDLIPLMADGLVLPYLDIPFQHAHPDVLRRMARPAAAAKTLDEIAAWRAVCPDITLRSTFIVGYPGETEAEFQTLLDWLDEAQLDRVGAFQYENVKGARANDLPDHVPAEVKQDRYDRFMEKAQGISAAKLAAKVGTRMQVIVDEVDAQGATCRTKADAPEIDGNLFIDQGFDALSPGDMVEVTVDEAGDYDLWGTLAHG